One genomic region from Kiritimatiellia bacterium encodes:
- a CDS encoding alpha-amylase family glycosyl hydrolase, with amino-acid sequence MRRRFVLMVVLLACGVGVFAPAPSQSEVILQLFNTSWREMTDKMPELAEVGYGSIWIPPPTKGSGGLSVGYDLWDPFDLGSKDQRNTVRTRYGTESELLRMIQTAQRFGIRVYIDNIMNHRAFDVPGYNETTPINLYPGMVPEDFHLRVTEDGFYRKWDNVSDWNDAWQVLNRNFSDLIDIAQETPNANFGRFEGNTHPKVSFVRHPQNPEYYDYHPTLGYVGFGSSNITVGLIQSNQAFYSEDVGGYLMRSVRWLMERTKADGLRLDAVKHVPDYFFGQQSGPGKDESDAGYCGQAQLAFNRARGFNGDGLDNNHRDSVFDTERPRDDAMMFGEHLGAPPGFFGYIDAGMRLKDAPLRDRLNGMLGEPWGTLAGLDQPGGGSSFGPGQSVQFAHSHDSDYARARHLQYAFYMTRAGLPNVYSDGNYQSETLSQSGGAFPRHANTAYLGQFGDQRLPNLVYIHNHFARGSQWGVWSDQDYLAYHRIDKRENPSMSNADGTTLLFLMNDNFSSGASRPIVGNVQFGKTPFVDDTYLYNYSTYGGGFYVYASQLNSIIVPPGGYFAFAPRTPEESPIWSAIGGKTIEIFQNGERAPTVAYERRDGPDGDPNFNPYGVAGDVGGDFKYTWTVPRVTSSTNLRFAARVDGSAINVLFKLDGGIDINSQMGLGETNTADWALNRENRPGKATDVFLGYESARFVQRTSGREKFAAKLSARNQYNSLGSESYQVVIGSTNVTIYPGVGSNDWSDAESVIFAYHDPEDGITASNQPAQKQFSPPPENAAGSNISIWVKSGYKFDANKAFVYYTTDGTTFPEGAAGRGVGTTRVAEMFWVAEDTGNSQIDWWRATLPPMTNGTVLRYKIGMYRAQNGSTEAPWDVPYPTHAGNVAKKYRMIGEWEITNFNAAAVKYKPHFDYGRTATGLVEGFHVLRARAFLERPNKASLYNTFVQTFYYDTIPPTGRIVFAANDGDTLGSQEYGFVVRTDPTARDVYYNIQDSNPLNDDANTGLNNGNGTNALGQIAWVRANQVTPSISIQSEFPDEWRFTYRNIPASGVATVQVRLAEISSSTNLALSDSAGWFQTLRRVVNTAGPTQELFIAFPSYDGELINDQWDYVMRVRFSKSIADPFTEAQLKDRFLVRINGSAQPKNFSIDWNTTPNHHDLLFTLPDLFNGDTNYLHNIEVTCLTAGNVLLQAFRVVRAYSAALGPFVSIVMPPEVDSDGKPYVIALRDVASPTEEERSHPIVVDTDLSASNVWIEFAHNSGSAFRLPSVLNPIAGRVDVVNGSAAVIGRDVALSGTVSVTISNKLVTGSGTLFTNQVRAGQTLRIGEIDVTVTQVVSQTQLYLADPFPTNSLTNVAATLLARFDVELQAGSQIRISNHTMTVASVVNRTNLVLAASYPGPTATGLTALRVDPNPRQVNANRLKWEFLWTNIVAPGVYTFFARVDTNGVTNTVEASATRNVTVVFRQVVPENPSDEDDDDDGIYDQWENSPTNLPPSNPETWANGDVHIWRIFGRSDPLSPDSDSDGLSDGLESGWRLPLSATDTNTDTNADGWPNFRSDLDPPFFNTLDNFGLVPGVNSVSEGGDRTRLVQGTMTDPNNPDSDYDGIPDGVEDRNRNGWTDGDGASLAPTAAPSLSRNWPNDRIDVGETWLETSPTTPDTDADGLSDGYGEDKNFNGFVDIGLAHPVTGVVTAQLTNAAVPRIGGALSRHIDRPALISAYSNAVYLETDPLMKDTDGDGLPDGWEVQYGLDPLDSGVIGQRSLRTGLPITSTVHGAFGNPDLDVICSTTNEYYNLLEFINGTNPRWPEHCGAPPEGSIVIGRGTNVLGVINGVTNWGEFTDWTWSDLVVLDEYEGDGPNNQGGDVYMAWDGFDSSRDLVAFYARDGGAASGEFYFRVDLHDLVTLAEEGNLDIYVVIDTGNPLAGEMALPDDVDLVTSMRWEVVVAAYQSGQGAVYVDTNPTSNSTLMGHGGNLTAFGVQRRDQNHPTGFRASYYNSELDAVEFSISRQALFDAGWIGNVSSLNFQVFTVKDGTCNSCGSGGRPGAGDIGGRNDARDTIYDDHVAEDYWQAQGQIQNALVHYFNKGTFAGRAKVAMVAHGNQHILPGSDIQRLINNGQGAGYHRLLAIHEVYKKPVNLHITPTLASAIQWASVDPAFGTPWRDGPAFNDWIRSLVQTGIVRLLASTFSDHILPYYTPEYNVDNDALAREFLHHFYGVTFGPGTVFWTPERVLDADVFSKISTMGYQATLVDQDTHLFYWIGRSESLSQGGYQINQINGIKTFAIHNFASTYRFQNHDRGLNMPLRGIFSRRARAWAQDQILVLFGNWEDFGSGLNADAYDRNVRWIANRPWIEIVALEDVLNHQVDLNRDGAGDSWTVINRGAVATNKLSHNYIQHASRGNYDNWYVGLAGAEHGLMTNRFDIRTGVKVPTQYGMLYVGGIVSQSWDSVKSIADTNIGKLGRAVMHASGFQTAFHDEDNRNLERFSLGTYVSPDTTFDLLADFARYAQSQTRFARQQRRVDAWAAIAPTITTPQAVAEDVDLDGEDEYLLFNDRVFAIFERIGGRMVGAWTRDILSGRVFQAIGNPVSYPGTESEEEGDFNAFTNGAIRAYRTSGLKDWWATKGGGTSTYVNNLYSFTYWTNGWRMVSSDGDITKIVTLQPKSWRFRVDYHLAGGMAGQTLYIRHGLSPNLYDLLLNGQRTLTPAVTNGGVLTLANTAYQFTVSAEIAYGDSGHNTAYNPAAVDHPQRGTNVFTRNMRNQAQTHQVELFGSGSFSFSIGLRATMSDWDQDGIPNLIEDQYGFLNPLNPSDAWNDTDNDGVRNADEWIMNTALNDPADFLKWTSLMPTNAGGFAIRFPSKLQREYRVWYANSGPHNNAHWLQATTNAIPGTGGIITWIDDGTLTSPHPSAATNRTYQIRVNLPE; translated from the coding sequence CGGCTCCATTTGGATTCCGCCGCCGACGAAAGGCAGCGGTGGACTGTCTGTTGGCTATGATCTCTGGGACCCCTTCGACCTCGGCAGCAAGGACCAGCGGAATACGGTGAGAACCCGCTACGGAACTGAATCAGAGCTTCTTCGGATGATTCAGACGGCTCAGCGGTTCGGGATTCGGGTCTACATCGACAACATCATGAACCATCGCGCGTTCGATGTGCCGGGGTACAACGAAACGACACCGATCAATCTGTATCCCGGCATGGTTCCGGAGGATTTTCATCTTCGGGTGACCGAGGACGGCTTCTACCGGAAGTGGGACAACGTCTCGGATTGGAACGATGCATGGCAGGTGTTGAACCGCAATTTTTCCGATCTGATCGATATTGCGCAGGAGACACCAAATGCCAATTTTGGCCGCTTTGAAGGAAACACGCACCCCAAGGTCAGCTTTGTTCGGCATCCCCAGAATCCGGAGTATTACGATTATCACCCGACGCTTGGGTACGTAGGTTTCGGGAGCAGCAACATCACGGTGGGGTTGATTCAAAGCAATCAGGCGTTTTACAGCGAGGACGTCGGGGGCTATTTGATGCGTTCTGTCCGTTGGCTGATGGAACGGACGAAAGCCGACGGTCTGCGCCTCGACGCCGTCAAGCATGTGCCGGATTATTTTTTCGGCCAGCAGAGCGGGCCCGGCAAGGATGAGAGCGACGCGGGCTACTGCGGGCAGGCCCAACTTGCTTTCAATCGCGCCCGCGGATTCAACGGCGACGGACTCGACAACAATCATCGGGACTCGGTTTTTGACACGGAGCGCCCGCGCGACGACGCGATGATGTTCGGCGAACATCTGGGCGCACCGCCAGGGTTCTTTGGATATATCGATGCCGGAATGCGTCTGAAAGACGCGCCGCTTCGTGACCGTCTGAACGGCATGCTCGGCGAACCGTGGGGAACTCTTGCCGGCCTTGATCAGCCGGGTGGCGGGAGTTCGTTTGGGCCCGGGCAGTCCGTCCAATTTGCCCACAGCCATGACAGCGATTACGCGCGGGCGAGGCACCTTCAATATGCGTTTTACATGACACGAGCGGGCCTTCCGAATGTCTATTCGGATGGTAATTATCAGTCGGAAACGCTGTCTCAATCGGGTGGGGCATTCCCGCGGCATGCGAACACAGCCTATCTGGGACAGTTTGGCGACCAGCGATTGCCAAACCTCGTGTATATCCACAACCATTTCGCTCGCGGGAGCCAGTGGGGAGTTTGGTCTGACCAGGATTACCTGGCCTACCACCGCATTGATAAGCGCGAGAACCCATCGATGAGCAACGCGGATGGCACGACGCTGCTCTTCCTGATGAACGACAACTTTTCTAGCGGCGCCTCGCGTCCAATCGTCGGAAATGTCCAATTTGGGAAGACGCCATTCGTGGATGACACGTATTTGTACAACTACTCCACGTATGGCGGCGGCTTTTACGTTTACGCCTCCCAGTTAAATTCGATCATCGTGCCTCCCGGCGGTTATTTTGCCTTCGCGCCGAGAACTCCCGAGGAGTCACCGATCTGGAGTGCGATTGGAGGGAAAACTATTGAGATCTTCCAGAATGGGGAACGGGCGCCGACGGTCGCGTACGAGCGGCGCGACGGCCCGGACGGCGACCCGAATTTCAATCCCTACGGCGTCGCCGGCGATGTGGGAGGCGATTTCAAGTACACGTGGACTGTTCCTCGGGTGACATCGTCAACAAACCTCCGATTTGCGGCGCGAGTCGACGGCTCGGCTATCAACGTGCTGTTCAAGCTCGATGGCGGGATCGATATCAACTCGCAGATGGGACTCGGCGAGACCAACACCGCGGATTGGGCGCTGAATCGGGAAAATCGACCGGGTAAGGCGACAGATGTCTTTCTGGGATATGAGTCCGCCCGGTTTGTCCAGCGAACGTCCGGCCGTGAGAAATTCGCTGCTAAATTATCGGCCCGTAATCAATATAATTCTCTCGGATCCGAAAGTTACCAGGTGGTCATTGGGTCAACTAATGTGACGATTTATCCAGGGGTGGGGTCCAATGACTGGTCCGACGCCGAATCCGTGATCTTCGCCTACCATGACCCCGAGGACGGGATTACGGCTTCGAATCAGCCCGCTCAGAAGCAATTTTCGCCTCCTCCCGAAAACGCGGCGGGGAGCAACATCTCTATCTGGGTAAAGTCTGGATACAAATTCGACGCCAACAAGGCCTTTGTTTACTACACGACCGACGGGACGACCTTCCCAGAGGGCGCGGCGGGGCGTGGGGTGGGCACCACGCGCGTGGCGGAAATGTTCTGGGTGGCTGAAGATACAGGGAACAGCCAGATTGATTGGTGGCGCGCCACGTTGCCGCCGATGACCAACGGCACCGTTCTCCGATACAAAATTGGAATGTACCGCGCCCAGAACGGTTCGACGGAGGCGCCCTGGGACGTTCCCTATCCGACGCACGCCGGGAACGTGGCCAAAAAATATCGGATGATCGGCGAATGGGAGATCACGAACTTCAATGCGGCGGCTGTGAAGTACAAGCCGCATTTCGATTACGGCAGGACTGCCACCGGTCTCGTAGAAGGATTCCACGTGCTTCGCGCCCGGGCCTTTCTCGAACGGCCCAACAAGGCCTCGCTGTACAACACGTTTGTGCAGACCTTTTATTACGACACCATTCCACCCACGGGTCGAATCGTGTTTGCTGCGAACGATGGAGATACGCTCGGTTCACAGGAATACGGGTTTGTCGTGAGGACCGACCCGACCGCCCGCGATGTTTACTACAACATTCAGGACAGCAATCCGCTGAATGACGACGCCAACACCGGACTGAACAACGGCAACGGAACCAATGCTCTCGGCCAAATCGCATGGGTGCGGGCCAACCAGGTTACGCCGAGCATCTCGATTCAGAGTGAATTTCCGGATGAATGGCGCTTTACCTACCGGAACATTCCCGCTTCCGGCGTGGCAACGGTCCAGGTCCGCCTTGCGGAAATCTCTTCGTCCACGAATCTGGCGTTGAGCGATTCCGCCGGCTGGTTCCAGACCTTGCGGCGCGTGGTCAACACCGCGGGTCCGACTCAGGAGCTTTTTATTGCCTTCCCCTCGTATGACGGGGAATTGATCAACGACCAATGGGACTACGTGATGCGGGTGCGATTTAGCAAATCGATCGCGGATCCGTTCACCGAGGCTCAGCTCAAGGATCGATTTCTGGTGCGGATCAACGGCAGCGCCCAGCCGAAGAACTTTTCCATCGACTGGAACACCACACCCAATCATCACGACCTTCTTTTCACGCTGCCCGACCTCTTCAACGGGGACACGAATTATCTTCACAACATCGAGGTCACCTGCCTGACGGCGGGTAATGTGCTGCTGCAGGCTTTCCGCGTCGTGCGAGCGTATTCGGCGGCTCTCGGGCCGTTTGTCTCGATTGTCATGCCACCGGAGGTTGACTCCGATGGCAAGCCCTACGTCATTGCATTGCGAGATGTCGCGTCCCCGACCGAGGAGGAGCGGAGCCATCCGATCGTCGTGGACACGGATTTGTCGGCCAGCAATGTTTGGATCGAATTCGCTCACAATAGCGGGAGCGCATTCCGCCTCCCGAGCGTGTTGAATCCGATTGCCGGACGGGTGGATGTTGTTAATGGCAGCGCGGCAGTCATTGGTCGCGATGTGGCGCTTTCCGGCACCGTATCCGTGACGATCTCCAACAAACTGGTCACGGGATCGGGCACGCTGTTCACGAACCAGGTGCGGGCGGGCCAGACGCTTCGCATCGGCGAAATCGATGTTACGGTTACGCAGGTCGTCTCACAGACGCAGCTCTATCTCGCGGACCCGTTCCCGACCAATTCGCTCACGAACGTTGCCGCGACGCTTCTGGCTCGTTTTGATGTCGAGCTTCAGGCCGGGAGCCAGATCCGGATTTCCAACCACACGATGACCGTCGCGAGCGTAGTGAACCGCACGAATTTGGTTTTGGCGGCTTCTTATCCGGGACCCACAGCGACCGGGCTGACGGCCCTACGGGTTGATCCGAATCCGAGGCAGGTCAACGCCAACCGGCTGAAGTGGGAATTTCTTTGGACGAATATCGTCGCGCCTGGTGTCTACACCTTCTTCGCCCGAGTTGACACAAATGGTGTCACGAACACGGTCGAAGCGAGTGCGACCCGCAATGTGACGGTTGTGTTCCGGCAGGTCGTGCCCGAGAACCCCTCCGATGAAGATGACGATGATGACGGGATTTATGATCAATGGGAAAATTCGCCGACAAATCTGCCGCCATCCAATCCCGAGACCTGGGCGAACGGGGATGTCCACATTTGGCGAATCTTCGGCCGCTCCGATCCTCTTTCTCCGGACTCGGATTCGGACGGCCTTTCCGACGGCCTTGAAAGCGGCTGGCGGCTGCCGCTTTCCGCCACGGACACGAACACGGACACGAATGCAGACGGATGGCCAAATTTCCGTTCAGATCTCGATCCGCCGTTCTTCAACACCCTCGACAATTTCGGCCTCGTGCCGGGCGTCAACAGCGTGTCGGAAGGCGGGGACCGGACTCGGCTCGTGCAAGGCACGATGACCGATCCTAACAATCCGGACAGCGACTATGACGGTATTCCGGATGGAGTGGAAGATCGCAACCGCAACGGGTGGACCGACGGGGACGGCGCGTCGCTGGCGCCAACGGCTGCGCCGTCGTTGTCGCGCAACTGGCCGAATGACCGCATCGATGTCGGCGAGACCTGGCTTGAAACCAGCCCGACCACGCCCGATACCGACGCGGACGGTCTGAGCGACGGGTACGGCGAAGACAAAAACTTCAACGGGTTCGTCGATATTGGACTGGCGCACCCGGTGACAGGTGTCGTCACGGCGCAATTGACCAATGCGGCCGTGCCTAGGATCGGCGGCGCGCTCTCGCGCCACATAGACCGACCCGCCCTGATTTCAGCTTACAGCAATGCGGTGTACCTGGAAACCGACCCGTTGATGAAGGACACCGACGGCGATGGTCTGCCGGATGGCTGGGAAGTCCAGTATGGTCTAGATCCGCTGGATTCCGGTGTGATTGGCCAGCGAAGTCTGAGAACCGGCCTGCCCATCACGAGCACGGTTCACGGCGCATTCGGGAACCCCGATCTAGACGTCATATGCAGCACAACGAATGAGTATTACAACCTCCTCGAGTTCATCAACGGTACCAACCCGCGTTGGCCGGAGCACTGTGGCGCGCCCCCCGAGGGTTCCATCGTGATCGGCCGCGGGACGAATGTCCTGGGCGTCATCAACGGGGTCACGAATTGGGGTGAATTTACGGATTGGACGTGGAGCGATTTGGTCGTGCTCGATGAATACGAGGGGGATGGCCCCAACAACCAGGGCGGGGACGTTTATATGGCATGGGACGGGTTCGACTCTTCTCGTGACCTCGTTGCGTTTTACGCTCGCGATGGCGGCGCGGCGAGCGGGGAATTCTATTTCCGCGTCGACCTGCATGACCTAGTGACGCTCGCAGAGGAGGGCAATCTTGATATCTACGTGGTGATCGACACCGGCAATCCGCTCGCTGGAGAAATGGCCCTGCCGGATGACGTCGACCTGGTGACCAGCATGCGCTGGGAGGTGGTGGTGGCCGCCTATCAGTCCGGGCAAGGGGCCGTTTATGTGGACACGAATCCGACCAGTAACTCCACATTGATGGGACATGGCGGTAACCTGACGGCCTTCGGCGTCCAGCGCCGCGACCAGAATCATCCGACCGGATTCCGCGCGTCCTATTACAATTCCGAACTTGACGCCGTCGAATTCAGCATCAGCCGCCAGGCCCTCTTCGACGCAGGCTGGATCGGAAATGTCAGCTCGCTGAATTTCCAGGTTTTCACCGTGAAGGATGGAACCTGCAATTCCTGCGGCTCCGGCGGGCGTCCTGGCGCGGGAGATATTGGAGGGCGTAATGACGCGCGGGATACGATCTACGACGATCACGTCGCCGAGGATTACTGGCAGGCGCAGGGCCAGATTCAGAATGCCTTGGTCCATTACTTCAACAAGGGCACATTTGCCGGCCGCGCCAAGGTCGCGATGGTCGCCCACGGCAACCAGCACATCCTGCCCGGCAGTGACATCCAGCGGCTGATCAACAATGGTCAGGGCGCGGGCTATCACCGCCTCCTAGCCATTCATGAGGTCTACAAGAAGCCGGTGAATCTGCACATCACCCCGACGCTGGCCTCCGCGATCCAATGGGCTTCGGTCGATCCGGCCTTCGGCACGCCCTGGCGCGATGGTCCGGCGTTCAACGACTGGATTCGGAGCCTCGTTCAGACCGGAATCGTTCGGCTGCTCGCCAGCACATTCTCCGACCATATCCTGCCTTATTACACGCCGGAATATAACGTGGACAATGACGCGCTTGCGCGCGAGTTCCTACACCACTTCTACGGCGTGACTTTCGGTCCCGGGACGGTCTTCTGGACGCCGGAGCGCGTGCTCGATGCGGATGTCTTCAGCAAAATCTCCACGATGGGATATCAGGCGACACTGGTCGACCAGGACACGCACCTTTTCTACTGGATTGGCCGGTCGGAATCGCTGAGCCAGGGCGGCTACCAGATCAACCAGATCAACGGCATCAAGACGTTCGCGATTCACAATTTCGCGTCCACCTACCGCTTCCAAAATCATGATCGCGGTCTGAACATGCCATTGCGAGGAATTTTCAGCCGACGCGCGCGGGCGTGGGCGCAGGATCAGATTCTCGTGCTCTTCGGCAATTGGGAGGATTTCGGATCGGGTTTAAACGCCGATGCCTACGACCGAAATGTCCGCTGGATCGCGAACCGGCCCTGGATCGAAATCGTCGCGCTTGAAGACGTGCTCAACCATCAGGTCGATTTGAACCGCGATGGCGCCGGCGATTCGTGGACGGTCATCAACCGTGGCGCTGTCGCAACGAACAAGCTCAGCCACAATTACATTCAGCACGCGTCGCGCGGGAATTACGACAACTGGTATGTCGGCTTGGCGGGCGCCGAGCACGGCCTGATGACCAACCGGTTCGACATCCGGACCGGCGTGAAGGTGCCGACGCAGTACGGCATGCTGTACGTCGGCGGGATCGTTTCGCAGTCTTGGGATTCCGTGAAGTCCATCGCGGACACGAATATCGGAAAACTGGGCCGCGCCGTGATGCATGCCTCCGGGTTCCAGACGGCGTTCCACGACGAGGACAACAGGAACCTTGAGAGGTTCAGCCTCGGGACCTATGTGTCCCCCGACACCACGTTTGACCTGCTGGCCGATTTCGCCAGATACGCTCAGTCCCAGACGCGGTTTGCCCGTCAGCAGCGCCGGGTCGACGCGTGGGCGGCAATCGCGCCGACCATCACCACCCCGCAGGCCGTTGCCGAAGATGTCGACCTCGATGGCGAAGACGAATATCTCCTCTTCAATGATCGAGTCTTCGCCATATTTGAGCGGATCGGCGGCCGAATGGTTGGGGCATGGACACGCGATATCCTCAGCGGTCGAGTATTCCAGGCCATCGGCAACCCCGTCTCCTACCCGGGCACGGAAAGCGAGGAAGAAGGGGATTTCAATGCATTCACGAATGGCGCGATCCGCGCCTACCGCACATCCGGTCTCAAGGATTGGTGGGCTACGAAGGGTGGGGGAACCAGCACGTACGTCAATAATCTCTACAGCTTCACCTATTGGACCAATGGATGGCGAATGGTATCGTCCGACGGCGATATCACGAAAATCGTCACCCTTCAACCGAAGAGCTGGCGGTTCCGGGTCGATTACCACCTGGCTGGCGGGATGGCCGGTCAGACGCTCTACATCCGGCATGGCCTGTCGCCAAATCTCTATGACCTGCTCCTCAACGGACAGCGGACGCTCACCCCGGCAGTCACGAACGGCGGCGTGTTGACGTTGGCGAACACCGCTTATCAGTTCACGGTTTCTGCCGAAATCGCCTACGGAGATTCCGGCCACAACACCGCATACAACCCGGCGGCGGTGGACCATCCGCAACGCGGCACGAACGTTTTCACCCGAAACATGAGGAATCAGGCGCAAACCCACCAGGTTGAACTGTTCGGGTCCGGATCCTTCTCATTCAGCATCGGCCTTCGGGCGACCATGTCCGACTGGGATCAGGACGGTATTCCCAACCTGATTGAGGACCAATACGGGTTTCTCAATCCCTTGAACCCCTCCGATGCGTGGAATGACACTGACAACGACGGCGTTCGCAACGCTGATGAATGGATCATGAACACGGCGCTCAACGATCCTGCTGATTTTCTGAAGTGGACTTCCCTCATGCCGACGAATGCCGGAGGATTTGCCATCCGATTCCCGAGCAAACTCCAGCGCGAATACCGTGTCTGGTACGCCAACAGCGGTCCGCATAATAATGCCCACTGGTTACAGGCAACGACAAATGCCATACCGGGAACGGGCGGGATAATCACCTGGATCGATGATGGGACGCTAACCAGTCCGCACCCATCGGCGGCCACGAACCGGACCTACCAGATCCGCGTCAACCTGCCGGAATAA
- a CDS encoding cytochrome c family protein → MAQVFHRSANTIARFSIVGLVFLITGALVALDQLTRSPYTTEVGVARAQPIPFSHKHHANMGIDCRYCHTSVEDAAFAGIPPTKTCMNCHSMIFADVPMLEPVRESWRTGESLQWTRVHDLPQFAYFNHSIHVAKGIGCSTCHGRVDEMPLVYKANDLYMQWCLDCHRAPENYVRPKDKIFDMAWQPPPNQREVGLQLVKEYKIDTEHYKMLDCNLCHR, encoded by the coding sequence ATGGCGCAAGTTTTTCATCGATCCGCGAACACGATTGCGCGATTCAGTATCGTTGGTCTGGTTTTTCTCATTACCGGCGCCCTTGTCGCGTTGGACCAGCTCACGCGCTCGCCGTACACCACGGAGGTCGGGGTAGCCCGCGCGCAGCCAATTCCCTTCAGTCACAAGCACCATGCCAACATGGGGATCGATTGCCGTTATTGCCATACGTCCGTCGAGGACGCCGCGTTTGCCGGCATTCCGCCGACAAAGACCTGTATGAATTGTCACTCCATGATCTTTGCCGATGTTCCTATGCTCGAACCGGTTCGAGAGAGCTGGAGGACCGGTGAGTCGCTGCAATGGACTCGCGTGCACGACCTGCCCCAGTTTGCCTACTTCAACCACAGCATCCATGTGGCCAAAGGAATCGGATGCTCGACCTGCCACGGGCGGGTCGACGAGATGCCGCTGGTTTACAAGGCAAATGACCTGTACATGCAGTGGTGCCTCGATTGCCACCGCGCTCCGGAGAATTATGTGCGTCCGAAAGATAAAATTTTTGACATGGCGTGGCAGCCACCGCCCAATCAGCGGGAAGTGGGATTGCAACTGGTGAAGGAATACAAGATCGACACTGAACACTATAAAATGCTCGATTGCAATTTGTGCCATCGATGA